ACCCATTGCGGCGGGTGCATTGGAAGAGCTGGGCCAAGGTGGGGCAGCCGGTGGTCAAAGAATACGAGGACGAGTTTTTCGTGCGGCATGCGTTGATTCTGGACACTTTTTGCGACGACCCCAAAAGCGCGGCCTTTGAGGAGGCGGTATCGGTGGCGGCTTCGTTTGCCTGCACGCTGCTGACGCAGGAATCGCTGCTGGATTTATTGTTTGTGGGCACGCAAGCCTATTGCTTCACGGCGGGGCGCGGCCTGGCGCACACCGAGCAAATGCTCGAGATATTGGCGGCGGTCAAAACGTGTCAGGACCAGCCTTTTGAGGCGTTGAGCCATCTGGTGATGCGGCATCTGGCGGCGGTGAGCGGATGCGTGGGGGTGTTTGTGGCGTGGGATGAACCGCGCCGCGAGCTGGCGCGGCGGCTGGAGCAGTTGGGCGTGCCGCTTTTAAGCCTGGTGGTGGTCACGCCCGAGGAGGCGGCGCCGTTGCGGCGTTATCTTCAGGAGCATCCTGCGCCCGCCTGTCATCTGGTGGAAACGGACCGGGTGGCCGAAAGCCTGGCCCGGTTGTAAATTGATATGGGCAAGCCTGGCATTGTATGAAAGCGCCGCCTCCCTTCCTGCTGGGATTGACGCTGGCCTTGTGGGGCTGGCAGACCGGCTGGCTCTGGGTGGCCGTGGTGCTGGGAGTGGCCATCGAGCTGCCCCGCTGGGCGCGCTGGCACTGGGAGCTGGAGCTGGGGGATTTCCGGCAGTTGTGGACCATCACGGTGCTGTTGTTTTTGGGGGCCTTTGCCTACGTGTTTGCGGCGCAGGAGGGCATGAGCGCCATGACCACCTTCCTGGGCGGCAGCAACTTTACCCAGCGCACGCGGGCGATGGAAACGGCGGCGCGGTCGGTGCTGATTTTCTTTCAATGGCTCCCGCTGGTGTTTTATCCGCTGGTGATGGCCCAATTTTACAGCGGCAGGGCGGCGTTGCCGGCGGGTTTATTTAGGCGCCTGGGCCGTTGGAAGGCGGCGGGCAAGGACCAGGCCGCTGCCGATGGCGGGCCGGCCCTGCATCTGGGTTATCCGTACTTCGGCGTCTGCGTGCTGGCTGCCAGCGCCGTCAATGAGCAACGGCTCTGGTTTTTCGCCGCGCTGGCGCCCTTGATGGCTTACGCGCTATGGCCGGCGCGCAGCCCGCGCTACCGGCCGGTGGTGTGGGCCAGCCTGTGGCTGGTGGGGGCGATTCTAGGAGCGGGGGTGGTGGCGGGGTTGCGCGAAATGAGCGCGCTGGCCAATCATCTGCAAACCCTCTGGCTCTCCGCGCCTTCGGGGCGCGCGCTCAATTCCAAGGAGTCCCGCACCATGATTGGGCAGATGGGCCGCGCCAAAGGCTCGGGGCGCATCGTCATGCGCGTGACGGTGCTGTCCGGCAATGGCGGCCTTCCCCTGCTGCGGGAGACGGCCTACACGATTTACCGGGCGGAGACGTGGCAAAGCGCGGGCGCGCGCCGTGATTTTATGCCGGTGTACCCGGAGACCAATGAAACCTCGTGGGTCTTTTTGGAGGCGCCGGCCCACCGGGAAGTAATCATCAGCGCCTACTTGGAGGGCGGGCGCGGCCTGCTGGCCGTGCCGCATGGGTTGACGCGCCTGGACGAGCTGCCGGTGTTTGATTTGAAGACCAATCACCTGGGCGTGCTGCGCGTGGATGTGGGGCCGGGGCTGGTGGAGTACCGCGCCCGGAGCACGGAGGCTGCCACGCTGGATTCGGCGCCGGACCCGACGTTTGATTTGGACGTGCCCGAAGCGGAGCGCCCGGCGCTGGCGCAGGTGGCCGCGCAATTGAAACTGGACGAGCTGCCGCTCCCGCAGCGGGTGCGGGCCATTGAGTCTTTCTTCAATCTGCACTTTGAATACAGCCTCTATCAAA
This is a stretch of genomic DNA from Fontisphaera persica. It encodes these proteins:
- a CDS encoding DUF4129 domain-containing transglutaminase family protein, encoding MKAPPPFLLGLTLALWGWQTGWLWVAVVLGVAIELPRWARWHWELELGDFRQLWTITVLLFLGAFAYVFAAQEGMSAMTTFLGGSNFTQRTRAMETAARSVLIFFQWLPLVFYPLVMAQFYSGRAALPAGLFRRLGRWKAAGKDQAAADGGPALHLGYPYFGVCVLAASAVNEQRLWFFAALAPLMAYALWPARSPRYRPVVWASLWLVGAILGAGVVAGLREMSALANHLQTLWLSAPSGRALNSKESRTMIGQMGRAKGSGRIVMRVTVLSGNGGLPLLRETAYTIYRAETWQSAGARRDFMPVYPETNETSWVFLEAPAHREVIISAYLEGGRGLLAVPHGLTRLDELPVFDLKTNHLGVLRVDVGPGLVEYRARSTEAATLDSAPDPTFDLDVPEAERPALAQVAAQLKLDELPLPQRVRAIESFFNLHFEYSLYQTMAAAQYTNHVHPTPLAWFLLQGRKGHCEYFATATVLLLRQAGIPARYVTGWSVQESAGPGKYVIRGRHAHAWCLYWDAQARLWRELDTTPGTWLGLEENQRGWWEPVADAFSWLYWQFSRLRWGQGQLRQYVFWVLMAAVLLLAARFAWEARRRRRRHSSKAAPAEALARAGLDSEFFAVEKRLAQMGLARAPHEPLTLWLQRIAPELPPDWPPWEPVVRLHYRLRFDPQSLGPEERARLRQESAALLEQLEAWRRRQGKPAGRRG